The Nicotiana tabacum cultivar K326 chromosome 14, ASM71507v2, whole genome shotgun sequence genome contains a region encoding:
- the LOC107813120 gene encoding uncharacterized protein LOC107813120 — protein MVKDIMEVFMDDFSMVVNSFDECLMNLKRVLKKCMETNLVLNGRSAISWVAFEELKKRLVTSPIIVAPDWAQLFELMCDASNYVVGAVLGQRKDKAMHPIYYASRTLSGAQLNYRVTEKDMLAVVFAFDKFRSYLIGSKEIHDQKRTENQVANHLSKLEEVEKRVKVEEIGDTFPDEQILSTSLETCHASPYGDYFGGVRIAAKVMKSGFYWPTLFKDENFWVKSSDECQRTGNISHRHEIPMNPIQEVEVFDVWRIDFMGPFVSSYSNKYILLLGKYGVRHKVATLYHPQTSEQVEVLNREIKSVLTKTVNATRIDWAKILDDALWGYPMEFNTFIDLEAAGTSRVTELHELDEFCYHAFERTMLYKERMKMVHDKNILERNFKPGDVLLLYNSRLKLFPGKLKSRWSGPFCVVEMHPTRAIDIASSNDSCMFRVNWEKVETLLGHG, from the exons ATGGTAAAGGACAtaatggaggttttcatggatgatttctcaatGGTGGTGAactcatttgatgagtgccttATGAACTTGAAAAGAGTATTGAAGAAGTGTATGGAGACTAATCTGGTACTGaatgggagaagtgccatttcatg GGTAGCGTTTGAAGAGTTGAAGAAGAGGCTGGTGACTTCCCCAATCATAGTGGCACCCGATTGGGCACAACTTtttgagctgatgtgtgatgcaagcaACTATGTTGTGGGAGCGGTTCTTGGGCAGAGAAAAGATAAAGCCATGCACCCAATCTACTATGCAAGTAGAACCTTGAGTGGTGCTCAACTTAATTACAGAGTGACAGAGAAAGATATGCTAGcagtggtgttcgcatttgaTAAATTCAGGTCATATCTGATAGGCTcgaag GAGATCCATGACCAAAAAAGGACGGAAAACCAAGTTGCTAATCATTTGTCCAAGCTTGAAGAAGTTGAGAAGAGGGTTAAGGTGGAAGAGATCGGGGATACTTTCCCAGATGAACAAATTTTATCCACGAGCCTTGAG ACATGTCATGCTTCGCCTTATGGAGACtattttggaggagtaaggaTAGCTGCTAAAGTGATGAAGTCAGGCTTTTATTGGCCAACGTTGTTTAAAGATGAAAACTTTTGGGTGAAAAGCTCTGATGAGTGCCAACGGACGGGGAACATCTCCCATCGACATGAGAttcccatgaacccaattcaagaggtggaagtatTTGATGTATGGAGAAtcgattttatgggaccatttgtcaGCTCATATAGCAACAAGTACATACTG TTATTGGGAAAATATGGTGTTCGCCATAAGGTTGCCACTTTGTATCACCCACAAACAAGTGAGCAAGTGGAGGTGTTaaacagagaaatcaagagtGTTTTGACCAAAACTGTAAATGCTACTCGGATTGATTGGGCGAAAATATTGGATGATGCGTTGTGGGGATACCCCATGGAATTCAACACTTTtattg ACTTGGAGGCCGCTGGAACGAGTAGAGTCACAGAGCTgcatgaacttgatgagttttgTTACCATGCTTTTGAGAGAACAATGCtatacaaggaaagaatgaagatgGTGCATGACAAAAACATTCTTGAACGAAATTTTAAACCTGGAGATGTGCTATTGCTATACAATTCGAGATTGAAGTTGTTTCCGGGCAAGTTAAAGTCAAGATGGTCAGGGCCATTCTGTGTGGTAGAGATGCATCCCACCAGAGCTATAGATATTGCATCATCAAATGACTCTTGCATGTTTAGAGTCAATTGGgaaaaggttgaaacattacttgGGCATGGATAA